A window from Cherax quadricarinatus isolate ZL_2023a chromosome 72, ASM3850222v1, whole genome shotgun sequence encodes these proteins:
- the LOC138854880 gene encoding cuticle protein 8-like: MFLKVYVVAVFVAVVSAELPPSYNPPTPSYKHPAPSYGPPAPTGHPKYDFNYAVKYDPSGDDFGHQESRDGYNTQGNYYVLLPDGRLQRVSYTVNGDAGYVAQVEYEGKAQYPAYQPAPTYPTPSYKPTPSYKPAPSYA, from the exons ATGTTCCTTAAG GTTTATGTCGTGGCAGTGTTTGTGGCCGTTGTCTCGGCTGAGCTTCCTCCCTCCTACAACCCTCCAACACCTTCCTACAAACACCCAGCTCCCTCCTATGGCCCCCCAGCACCAACT GGTCATCCAAAATACGACTTTAACTACGCCGTGAAGTACGACCCTTCAGGTGACGACTTTGGACATCAAGAATCCCGTGACGGCTACAATACTCAGGGGAACTACTACGTGCTGCTTCCTGATGGTCGTCTGCAGAGAGTTTCATACACTGTGAACGGTGACGCAGGCTACGTGGCTCAAGTGGAATATGAGGGTAAAGCTCAGTACCCAGCCTACCAGCCTGCACCAACATATCCTACCCCCAGCTACAAGCCAACTCCCAGCTACAAGCCTGCTCCCAGCTATGCTTAA
- the LOC138854866 gene encoding cuticle protein 7-like, with protein MFLKVLVAFLVAVASAESPASHNLPVPSYGAPAPTGHPTYDFNYAVKDDPSGDDFGHQESRDGYNTQGNYFVLLPDGRLQRVSYTVNGDSGYVAQVEYEGEAQYPAYQPSYKPTPSYKPTPSYKPTPSYKPTPSYEPEPSNE; from the exons ATGTTCCTGAAG GTTTTGGTGGCATTCCTTGTGGCCGTTGCCTCGGCGGAGAGTCCtgcctcacacaaccttccagttCCCTCTTACGGGGCTCCCGCACCAACC GGTCATCCTACGTACGACTTCAACTATGCCGTGAAGGACGACCCTTCAGGTGACGACTTTGGACATCAAGAATCCCGTGACGGCTACAATACTCAGGGTAACTACTTCGTGCTGCTTCCTGATGGTCGTCTGCAGAGAGTTTCATACACTGTGAACGGTGATTCAGGCTACGTGGCTCAAGTGGAATATGAGGGTGAAGCCCAGTACCCAGCCTACCAGCCCAGCTACAAGCCTACTCCCAGCTACAAGCCTACTCCTAGCTACAAGCCTACTCCCAGCTACAAGCCTACTCCTAGCTACGAGCCTGAACCCAGCAATGAATAA
- the LOC138854879 gene encoding cuticle protein 7-like isoform X2, whose product MFLKVFFVAVFVAVVSAELPPSYNPPAPSYKHPAPSYGAPAPTGHPKYDFNYAVKDDPSGDDFGHQESRDGYNTQGNYYVLLPDGRLQRVSYTVNGDAGYVAQVEYEGKAQYPAYQPAPAYTPSYKPTPSYKPTPSYKPTPSYKPTPSYKPAPSYA is encoded by the exons ATGTTCCTTAAG GTTTTCTTCGTGGCAGTGTTTGTTGCCGTTGTCTCAGCCGAGCTTCCTCCCTCCTACAACCCTCCAGCACCTTCCTACAAGCACCCAGCTCCCTCCTACGGGGCCCCAGCACCAACt GGTCATCCCAAGTACGACTTCAACTATGCCGTGAAGGACGACCCTTCAGGTGACGACTTTGGACATCAAGAATCCCGTGACGGCTACAATACTCAGGGGAACTACTACGTGCTGCTTCCTGATGGTCGTCTGCAGAGAGTTTCATACACTGTGAACGGTGACGCAGGCTACGTGGCTCAAGTGGAATATGAGGGTAAAGCCCAGTACCCAGCCTACCAGCCTGCCCCAGCATACACACCCAGCTACAAGCCAACTCCCAGCTACAAGCCAACTCCCAGCTACAAGCCAACTCCCAGCTACAAGCCAACTCCCAGCTACAAGCCTGCTCCCAGCTATGCTTAA
- the LOC138854879 gene encoding cuticle protein 7-like isoform X1 produces MSYIYGLQVFFVAVFVAVVSAELPPSYNPPAPSYKHPAPSYGAPAPTGHPKYDFNYAVKDDPSGDDFGHQESRDGYNTQGNYYVLLPDGRLQRVSYTVNGDAGYVAQVEYEGKAQYPAYQPAPAYTPSYKPTPSYKPTPSYKPTPSYKPTPSYKPAPSYA; encoded by the exons ATGTCATATATCTATGGTTTACAGGTTTTCTTCGTGGCAGTGTTTGTTGCCGTTGTCTCAGCCGAGCTTCCTCCCTCCTACAACCCTCCAGCACCTTCCTACAAGCACCCAGCTCCCTCCTACGGGGCCCCAGCACCAACt GGTCATCCCAAGTACGACTTCAACTATGCCGTGAAGGACGACCCTTCAGGTGACGACTTTGGACATCAAGAATCCCGTGACGGCTACAATACTCAGGGGAACTACTACGTGCTGCTTCCTGATGGTCGTCTGCAGAGAGTTTCATACACTGTGAACGGTGACGCAGGCTACGTGGCTCAAGTGGAATATGAGGGTAAAGCCCAGTACCCAGCCTACCAGCCTGCCCCAGCATACACACCCAGCTACAAGCCAACTCCCAGCTACAAGCCAACTCCCAGCTACAAGCCAACTCCCAGCTACAAGCCAACTCCCAGCTACAAGCCTGCTCCCAGCTATGCTTAA
- the LOC138854881 gene encoding pro-resilin-like has protein sequence MLLKSFIVAAFVAVALAESPPSYSPPSPPYSHPAPSYGVPIHTGHPKYDFNYAVKDDPSGNDFGHQESRDGYNTQGNYYVLLPDGRLQRVSYTVNGDSGYVAQVEYVGEAQYPAYQPSYKPTPSYKPTPIYKPDPSYA, from the exons ATGCTACTTAAG AGCTTCATAGTGGCAGCCTTCGTGGCCGTTGCCTTGGCCGAGTCTCCCCCGTCTTACAGCCCTCCATCTCCTCCTTACAGCCATCCTGCTCCGTCTTACGGAGTCCCCATCCATACT GGTCATCCCAAATATGACTTCAACTATGCCGTGAAGGACGACCCATCAGGTAACGACTTTGGACATCAAGAATCCCGTGACGGCTACAATACTCAGGGGAACTACTACGTGCTGCTTCCTGATGGTCGTCTGCAGAGAGTTTCATACACTGTGAACGGTGACTCAGGCTACGTGGCTCAAGTGGAATATGTGGGTGAAGCCCAGTACCCAGCCTACCAGCCCAGTTACAAACCAACTCCTAGCTACAAGCCAACACCCATCTACAAGCCTGATCCCAGTTATGCTTAA
- the LOC128701232 gene encoding cuticle protein 8-like isoform X1: protein MSYINGLQAFIVAVFVSVVSAELPPSYNPPAPSYKHPAPSYGPPAPTGHPKYNFNYAVKDDPSGNDFGHQESRDGYNTQGNYYVLLPDGRLQRVSYTVNGDSGYVAQVEYEGKAQYPAYQPAPYHPTPSYKPTPSYKPAPSYKPTPSYA, encoded by the exons ATGTCATATATTAATGGCTTACAGGCTTTCATCGTGGCAGTGTTTGTTTCCGTTGTCTCGGCTGAGCTTCCTCCCTCCTACAACCCTCCAGCACCTTCCTACAAACACCCAGCTCCCTCCTATGGCCCCCCAGCACCAACT GGTCATCCTAAGTACAACTTCAACTATGCCGTGAAGGACGACCCTTCCGGTAATGACTTTGGACATCAAGAATCCCGTGACGGCTACAATACTCAGGGGAACTACTACGTGCTGCTTCCTGATGGTCGTCTGCAGAGAGTTTCATACACTGTGAACGGTGACTCAGGCTACGTGGCTCAAGTGGAATATGAGGGTAAAGCCCAGTACCCAGCCTACCAGCCGGCCCCATACCATCCTACACCCAGCTACAAGCCAACTCCCAGCTACAAGCCTGCCCCCAGCTACAAACCTACCCCCAGCTATGCTTAA
- the LOC128701232 gene encoding cuticle protein 8-like isoform X2, with protein sequence MFVKAFIVAVFVSVVSAELPPSYNPPAPSYKHPAPSYGPPAPTGHPKYNFNYAVKDDPSGNDFGHQESRDGYNTQGNYYVLLPDGRLQRVSYTVNGDSGYVAQVEYEGKAQYPAYQPAPYHPTPSYKPTPSYKPAPSYKPTPSYA encoded by the exons ATGTTCGTAAAG GCTTTCATCGTGGCAGTGTTTGTTTCCGTTGTCTCGGCTGAGCTTCCTCCCTCCTACAACCCTCCAGCACCTTCCTACAAACACCCAGCTCCCTCCTATGGCCCCCCAGCACCAACT GGTCATCCTAAGTACAACTTCAACTATGCCGTGAAGGACGACCCTTCCGGTAATGACTTTGGACATCAAGAATCCCGTGACGGCTACAATACTCAGGGGAACTACTACGTGCTGCTTCCTGATGGTCGTCTGCAGAGAGTTTCATACACTGTGAACGGTGACTCAGGCTACGTGGCTCAAGTGGAATATGAGGGTAAAGCCCAGTACCCAGCCTACCAGCCGGCCCCATACCATCCTACACCCAGCTACAAGCCAACTCCCAGCTACAAGCCTGCCCCCAGCTACAAACCTACCCCCAGCTATGCTTAA